Within Brockia lithotrophica, the genomic segment CGGCTCATCAACCTCCTCGAGCGCCCTACGCGGGGTGAAGTGTGGGTTGACGGCGTCGAAATGACTCGATTGAGCGACGAAGAGCTCCGCCGCCGGCGGATGAAGATCGGCATGATCTTTCAGCACTTCAACCTCCTCTGGTCGCGAACGGTCTTCGGAAACGTAGCCTTTCCCCTCGAAATCGCAGGCTGGCCGCGGAAGAAGGCGCGCGAACGAGTCCTCGAGCTCTTGGAACTCGTGGGCCTTGCGGAGCACCGCGACCGCTACCCTTCCCAGCTCTCCGGCGGGCAAAAGCAGCGCGTGGGGATCGCCCGGGCGCTCGCCAACGCTCCCGACGTCCTCCTTTCCGACGAGGCGACGAGCGCCCTCGACCCGAATACGACGGACGCAATCCTCGAACTCCTCAAGGAAATCAACGCGCGCTTCGGGCTGACGATCGTGCTCATCACGCACGAGATGTCCGTGATCGAAAAGGTCGCCGACCGCGTCGCCGTCCTCGACCGCGGGGTGGTTCAGGAGGTGGGGGAGGTGGCGGAGGTGTTCGCGCGGCCGCGCTCGCCCGTGACGCGGGCCCTACTCCGGGAAGGAATCGAAGGGGGAGCGCTCGCCGCCGTGGATCCGAACGCCTTGCGCGGTCCCGTCGTCCGCCTCGTGTTCGTCGGGGAAAGCGCCAACCGTCCCCTTCTATCCGCACTCCTTCGGAATTTCGACCTCGAGGTGAACATCCTCCAGGGTCAGGTCCGCCGCCTCAAGCGCGGCTCGTACGGGGTGCTCTACACGGAGTGGATCGGGAGGGAAGAGGAGATCGCCCGCGCCCGCGCCTTTTTGGAAGGGGAGGGGGTTGGGGTGGAGATCCTCGACGCTCGGGAGCTCCGGGACGTCCCTAGAGAGGAGGTGAGCCGCCTTGCCGTTTCCCCACGTGAGCCAGAACTGGCCGCTCATCGTCCAGGCCACCGTTGAGACCATCTACATGGTCGGGCTTTCGCTCTTCCTCGCCGTCCTCATCGGACTGCCTCTGGGTGTGGTCCTCCTCATCACAAGCCCCGGCCACCTACGTCCAAACGCGGTGCTCTACCACGCCCTGGGTGTGGTCGTCAACGTCTTCCGCTCCGTTCCGTACATCGTCCTCATCCTCTGGACGATCCCCCTCTCGCGCTTCCTCATCGGGACGAGCTTCGGGACGAACGCGGCGGTGATCTCCCTCACCCTGGGAACCGCTCCGTTCTTCGCCCGTCTCGTGGAAGGCGCGATGCGCGAGGTGGACCGCGGGGTGATCGAAGCCGCCAAGGCGATGGGTGCCACGGACTTCGCCATCGTCACCCGCGTCCTCATCCCCGAAAGCCTACCGGGAATCCTCTCCGGAGTGACGGTCACGGCGGTGTCGCTCGTGAGCTTTTCCGCCATGGCGGGTCTCGTGGCCGGCGGAGGATTGGGGGCGATGGCCTGGAACTACGGGTACAACTCCTTCCAGACGGACACGCTCTTCGTCACCACGGTGATCCTCGTCCTCATCGTGCAAGTCGTCCAGATGCTCGGCGACCGTTTCGTCCGCGCCGTCGACCGGAGGTAGGCGGCTCTCGGCCGCACCTGGAGATCGGTAGGTAAACCTTCGATGGAGTTGGGAATCCCGCCGCCTCTGTGCGGGGTCTCCATACATACCGCAAGGTTTCGCCCGCCCGCGTCTGGGTGTGGCTTAGGGTGCCCAAAGGGGGCGATCGCCGAAGATGCGGGGATGCGGCGGAAACCGCACAAACTCGTCACGAAACAAGGAGGGGGTTGGGGTGAAGAAGCACGTCCTCGGAATCGCGCTCGCGGTGGCGGTACTCCTCTTCGGCGCCTCTGCCTGCGGTGGAGGCGGTACGGCTTCGTCGAAGACGCTCACCGTAGGGGCAACGGCGGTTCCGCACGCAGAGATCCTCAACGACGTCGTGAAGCCGGAACTGGCCAAAGAGGGCATCGACCTCAAGGTCGTGATCTTCCAGGATTACGTCCAACCCAACGAGAAGCTCTACGAAAAGGAACTCGACGCCAACTATTTCCAGCACCTTCCCTTCCTCGAGCAGACGAACCAGGAAAAGGGATATAACCTCATTCCCCTCGTGGGCGTCCACATCGAACCCATGGGGGCGTACGTGGCAAAGGGCAAGGCGTACAAGAACGCCCACGACCTTCCCAACAACGCCGTCGTAGCCATCACGAACGACCCGACGAACGTAGGGCGCATGCTCCTCCTCCTCGAGCGGCAGGGGCTCATCAAGCTCAAGGAAGGCGTCGGGGCAAAGGCCCAGATCACCGACGTCGTGGAGAATCCCAAGAACATCAAGTTCCACCAGATGGACGCGGCGATGCTCCCCAAGGCGCTCGACGATCCGAAGATCGACCTCGTCCTCATCAACACGAACTTCGCCCTCCAGGCGGGGCTTAACCCGCTGAAGGACGCGATTTTTCTCGAAGACTCGTCCTCTCCGTACGTAAACGTCCTGGCCGTGCGGCCGGACTCCAAAGACGACCCGAGGATTCAGAAGCTCGCCGAGGTGCTTCTCTCTCCGGCGGTCAAGGAGTACATCGAGACGAAGTACAAGGGAGCTGTCGTGCCGGCGCAGGTGCGCTACGGGAACTGAGGCGACGCCTGCTCCGGCCGCGATTCGGAAGTTCGGGCGCAGGCAGCTCCCCGGATTCGCGGCGAGGAGCTCCTCTCGGTTTTCAGGGAGAATAAGCGGCGGGCAATCACGCGCTTGCCCGCCGCTTTGCCTTTGCCGCTGGACTTTTTCCGGGAGAAGGACGGACAATGGGAAGCGAGGCGTATGCCAGACGCTCCCAGAGGATTTCCGGAGGAGGCGAGGAGGTTGGAGTACCGTCGCATGGGGAAGAGCGGGCTTAAGTTGAGCGCCATCGGCCTCGGAAGCTGGTTTACCTACGGGAGCAAGACGGATCGCGAGACGGCGATTCGCACGATCCGGCGGGCGTACGAGCTCGGAGTCAACCACTTCGATACGGCGGACGTGTACGCCCGGGGTGAGGCGGAGCGCATCGTCGGCGACGCCCTCCGCGCGTTTCCCCGTGAGACGTACGTGCTCGCGACCAAGGTGTATTGGCCTACGGGAGAGACGGTCACGGAGCGCGGGCTTTCGCGCAAGCACATCGTGGAGTCGATCGACGCGAGCCTTCGCCGCCTCGGCCTCGAGTACGTGGACGTCTACTACGCCCACCGTTTTGACCCCGAGACCGACCTCGAGGAGACGCTCCGCGCCTTCGACGACCTCGTGCGTGCGGGAAAGGTGCTCTACATCGGCGTGAGCATGTGGAGCGTAGAACAGCTAAAGGCCGCGCGTGACCTCGCGGAAAAGCTCCTCCTTCACCCGATCGCGGTGGATCAACCCGAGTACAACCTCCTCCGCCGGGACATCGAGGGCGACGTCCTGCCCTACGCGCGGTCGCAGGGACTGGGCGTGGTCGTATACTCTCCCCTGGCCCAAGGCGTTCTCACGGGGAAATACCGTCCCGGGCAAGCACCGCCTCCGTCTTCTCGGGCTGCCGACCCCCGGATGCGCGGCGTCGTGGAGCGCTACCTCGACGAGGTTACCTTGCGCCGCGTGGAGCGCTTTGCCGCGCTCGCACGGAATGCGGGGGTAACTCCTTCCCAGCTCGCCCTGGCCTGGGTTCTTCGCCGCCCGGAAGTGACGAGCGCCCTCGTCGGGGCGAGTCGCCCGGAGCAGCTCGAAGAAAACCTCGGAGCGCTCGAAGTTCGGCTCACGGACGACATTTTGGCTGCCGTGGAGGAAATCTTCGCCGGGGGAGCGGAAGAGGACTCCTAGCCCGCGCGGGCGTGGCGAAAGCCGTACACCCCGTAGACGACAAGCCCAACGAGGAGCCAGACTCCGAAACGGACGAACGTCACCCACGGAAGGCTCAAGATGAGCGTCGCCGTTCCCACGAGGCCGACGAGGCCGACGAGCCAGACGGCCGGTACGCGAAAGGGGCGTTTGGCGTCGGGACGCGTCACCCGGAGGACGAGGACGCTGAGCGTCGTGAGGAAGAAGGCGGAAAGGCCGCC encodes:
- a CDS encoding Methionine ABC transporter ATP-binding protein is translated as MIRLVDVSKTYTLPGGVQVEALRDVNLEITRGEIFGIIGHSGAGKSTLIRLINLLERPTRGEVWVDGVEMTRLSDEELRRRRMKIGMIFQHFNLLWSRTVFGNVAFPLEIAGWPRKKARERVLELLELVGLAEHRDRYPSQLSGGQKQRVGIARALANAPDVLLSDEATSALDPNTTDAILELLKEINARFGLTIVLITHEMSVIEKVADRVAVLDRGVVQEVGEVAEVFARPRSPVTRALLREGIEGGALAAVDPNALRGPVVRLVFVGESANRPLLSALLRNFDLEVNILQGQVRRLKRGSYGVLYTEWIGREEEIARARAFLEGEGVGVEILDARELRDVPREEVSRLAVSPREPELAAHRPGHR
- a CDS encoding Methionine ABC transporter permease protein, yielding MVGLSLFLAVLIGLPLGVVLLITSPGHLRPNAVLYHALGVVVNVFRSVPYIVLILWTIPLSRFLIGTSFGTNAAVISLTLGTAPFFARLVEGAMREVDRGVIEAAKAMGATDFAIVTRVLIPESLPGILSGVTVTAVSLVSFSAMAGLVAGGGLGAMAWNYGYNSFQTDTLFVTTVILVLIVQVVQMLGDRFVRAVDRR
- a CDS encoding Methionine ABC transporter substrate-binding protein, with translation MKKHVLGIALAVAVLLFGASACGGGGTASSKTLTVGATAVPHAEILNDVVKPELAKEGIDLKVVIFQDYVQPNEKLYEKELDANYFQHLPFLEQTNQEKGYNLIPLVGVHIEPMGAYVAKGKAYKNAHDLPNNAVVAITNDPTNVGRMLLLLERQGLIKLKEGVGAKAQITDVVENPKNIKFHQMDAAMLPKALDDPKIDLVLINTNFALQAGLNPLKDAIFLEDSSSPYVNVLAVRPDSKDDPRIQKLAEVLLSPAVKEYIETKYKGAVVPAQVRYGN
- a CDS encoding Potassium channel beta chain; its protein translation is MPDAPRGFPEEARRLEYRRMGKSGLKLSAIGLGSWFTYGSKTDRETAIRTIRRAYELGVNHFDTADVYARGEAERIVGDALRAFPRETYVLATKVYWPTGETVTERGLSRKHIVESIDASLRRLGLEYVDVYYAHRFDPETDLEETLRAFDDLVRAGKVLYIGVSMWSVEQLKAARDLAEKLLLHPIAVDQPEYNLLRRDIEGDVLPYARSQGLGVVVYSPLAQGVLTGKYRPGQAPPPSSRAADPRMRGVVERYLDEVTLRRVERFAALARNAGVTPSQLALAWVLRRPEVTSALVGASRPEQLEENLGALEVRLTDDILAAVEEIFAGGAEEDS